The Nonlabens spongiae genome contains a region encoding:
- a CDS encoding nucleotide exchange factor GrpE, with product MAKKDKNTEEKAAQKSAESLENQNTDAAVAEEQADTEQAEKSEKPEQSETEMLEQQVKAEKEKFLRLFAEFENYKRRTAKERVEFFKTAGEGVLKDMLPVLDDFDRAMVEISKSEDEQLATGVGFIANKLRATLKSKGLEEVEVAAGETFDADVHEAVTQIPAPSDDLKGKIVDVVEKGYKLGDKIIRYPKVVIGQ from the coding sequence ATGGCAAAAAAAGATAAGAACACAGAAGAAAAAGCAGCACAGAAGAGTGCTGAAAGCCTTGAAAATCAAAATACTGATGCTGCCGTAGCAGAAGAGCAGGCAGATACAGAGCAAGCGGAAAAATCTGAGAAACCTGAGCAAAGCGAGACAGAGATGCTCGAGCAACAGGTTAAAGCAGAGAAGGAAAAATTCCTAAGACTATTTGCTGAATTTGAAAATTATAAGCGACGCACTGCAAAAGAGCGTGTGGAATTTTTCAAGACAGCAGGAGAGGGAGTTCTTAAGGATATGCTTCCCGTTTTGGATGATTTTGATCGTGCAATGGTAGAAATTAGCAAAAGTGAAGATGAGCAACTTGCTACTGGTGTAGGTTTTATCGCAAATAAACTGCGTGCGACACTTAAGAGTAAAGGGCTGGAAGAAGTAGAGGTAGCTGCAGGGGAAACCTTTGATGCAGATGTGCATGAAGCAGTGACTCAGATTCCAGCGCCTAGTGATGACCTCAAAGGTAAGATCGTAGATGTTGTGGAAAAAGGATATAAACTGGGAGACAAGATCATTAGGTATCCCAAAGTAGTTATAGGACAATAA